The Oncorhynchus tshawytscha isolate Ot180627B linkage group LG08, Otsh_v2.0, whole genome shotgun sequence genome window below encodes:
- the LOC112256910 gene encoding vacuolar protein 8, which translates to MATGICEKCAQLLKDFVAYVKRLRSELVQKIKECIKNLSRCSCLRRKRATVASYISEQHERQAARTLLNHLDTVDYPLPVALLEPYTALLLSNDMEVQRITTLSLVHLLVKNKVSKEQVIETGMLMPLLEMLQSGDPTVQCNSCQCIASLASSDSNREAIVSAEGVIPLLVLAKSYDPQVQQNAVWALLNLTQSERTMGVLCQEGAIPVLALLLQSSNYEIQFYSCSALSNIATVPGHHPKMLGIGDRFLLKSLLTLMSSSVQKNASQACRCLQILSGNVVTQEQLMYLNCVLPLKALLCSATPPLTESAIALLSELATHQPNREGLVNEGLVQVIGQLLLCHSSSSIINHSVVTITNLSSTSEGQQAVMDSECVTGLLKALVSSVTTEETVLCVTSCLHHLTSWDLLQSHLATKITPEHVSSLVKFSAQMDNLELSYRSASIISKLKMNAHVIQLLTPHYAAISEYLLMYLKNQEVRFQQLSIVTLCNLKKDGEFSVLMSDSVLEKQLKWVHAQTEQTRQLLQAIQMPPSS; encoded by the exons ATGGCCACCGGAATATGTGAAAAGTGTGCACAACTGCTAAAGGACTTCGTTGCTTATGTAAAGAGATTGCGGTCTGAACTTGTACAGAAGATAAAGGAGTGTATAAAGAACCTGTCAAGATGTAGCTGTCTGCGGAGGAAGAGAGCAACTGTTGCATCCTATATCTCAGAGCAGCACGAGAGACAGGCTGCTCGGACACTACTGAACCACCTGGACACAG TGGATTATCCTCTACCCGTTGCTCTCCTGGAACCATACACAGCCCTACTGCTCTCTAATGACATGGAGGTTCAGAGGATCACCACTCTGTCTCTGGTTCATCTGCTAGTGAAGAACAAAG TGAGTAAGGAGCAGGTGATTGAGACAGGGATGCTGATGCCCCTGCTAGAGATGCTCCAGTCTGGGGACCCCACTGTCCAGTGTAACTCCTGCCAATGTATTGCCTCACTGGCCTCCTCAG ACTCAAACCGGGAAGCTATTGTGTCAGCTGAAGGGGTGATTCCACTACTGGTTTTAGCCAAGTCTTACGATCCCCAAGTCCAACAGAATGCAGTCTGGGCCCTTTTAAACCTCACACAGTCTG AGAGGACGATGGGGGTGTTATGTCAAGAAGGAGCCATTCCTGTACTGGCACTTCTGTTGCAGTCCTCCAACTATGAGATCCAG TTCTACAGCTGCTCTGCCCTGAGCAATATAGCCACCGTCCCGGGCCATCATCCCAAAATGTTGGGCATTGGAGACCGTTTTTTGTTGAAGTCCCTGCTGACACTCATGTCCTCATCAGTGCAGAAG AATGCATCCCAAGCTTGCAGATGCCTCCAAATCCTTTCAGGGAATG TTGTGACCCAGGAGCAGCTGATGTACCTGAACTGTGTGTTGCCTCTGAAGGCCCTGCTGTGCTCCGCTACTCCCCCTCTGACTGAGTCTGCTATAGCACTACTGTCTGAGCTAGCCACACACCAACCCAATAGA GAGGGCCTGGTGAATGAGGGCCTGGTACAGGTGATAGGGCAGCTGCTCCTCTGTCACAGCTCCAGCTCCATCATCAACCACAGTGTTGTTACCATCACCAACCTCAGCAGCACCAGCGAGGGACAGCAG GCTGTTATGGACAGTGAGTGTGTAACGGGACTTCTCAAGGCCCTTGTGTCCAGTGTGACCACAGAGGAGACCGTTCTGTGTGTCACTTCCTGTTTACATCACCTGACAAGCTGGG ACTTACTTCAGTCTCATTTGGCCACAAAAATTACTCCTGAACATGTTTCAAGTCTGGTGAAGTTCTCTGCACAAATGGACAATCTAGAGCTGTCCTATAGGTCTGCTTCCATCATCAGCAAGCTAAAGATGAACG CACATGTCATCCAACTACTGACGCCACACTACGCTGCCATCTCTGAATATCTCCTGATGTACCTCAAGAACCAGGAAGTGCGATTCCAACAGCTGAGTATTGTTACTCTATGCAACCTGAAGAAAG ACGGAGAGTTTTCAGTGCTGATGAGTGATAGTGTGCTGGAGAAGCAGCTAAAATGGGTGCATGCACAGACGGAGCAGACCAGGCAGTTACTGCAGGCGATTCAGATGCCTCCATCCTCCTAA
- the LOC112257183 gene encoding uncharacterized protein LOC112257183 isoform X1: MYISALTKLPLLCSSSSSSSRRRNPIFINRQFLFCMPRSELWFGPSCRVSSPGETTHNLCSSAGGESLFLRFLQKMCWLPSTASRSLLVQRRPESAVYLLTAPQKHPAWEREMDLNSILPSPSLLPPHSKLQLVGSLGAQFIPQSTLTSQNPSFTPVGERLGRAPSRRLQTKLSDHLSTANRVEADSLVPVHQTVFSLYDYSAHRSDELTVPCGDAIRVLYEDNRGFGHHGYLPATYVVEERDYNEELSRALEARSALSERTDLSVPLSERTDQSDERLTPTKVSATVVSGEVKLISELDTDPEQPAATKVKKKTKKLVKKFKAPSSPPPATSSDPDVPESSSTKRKTKAADSKPLTPSPRRGQSNSAFEPDT, from the exons ATGTACATATCTGCTTTAACAAAACTACCATTactatgtagtagtagtagtagtagtagtagaagaagaaatcCAATCTTTATCAATCGGCAGTTCCTTTTCTGTATGCCAAGGAGTGAGCTGTGGTTTGGTCCGAGTTGCAGAGTGAGTTCACCAGGAGAAACGACACACAACCTGTGCTCGTCCGCTGGAGGGGAATCTCTGTT tTTGAGATTCCTTCAGAAAATGTGTTGGCTGCCTTCAACAGCTTCCAGATCTCTGCTGGTCCAGAGACGACCAGAGTCTGCTGTCTACCTCCTGACGGCACCTCAAAAACACCCTGCCTGGGAAAGAGAG ATGGACCTGAACTCGATCCTGCCTTCTCCGTCCCTCCTGCCACCACATTCCAAACTGCAGCTGGTTGGTTCCCTTGGAGCTCAGTTCATCCCCCAGTCAACCCTCACCTCCCAGAACC CTAGTTTCACCCCAGTGGGCGAGCGTCTAGGAAGAGCTCCATCTCGCAGGCTACAGACC AAGTTATCTGATCATCTGTCTACAGCCAATAGAGTAGAAGCAGATTCTTTGGTACCAGTTCATCAAACG gtttTCTCTTTGTATGACTACAGTGCCCACCGGTCAGATGAGTTAACTGTACCGTGTGGTGACGCCATCCGTGTGCTCTACGAAGACAACAGGGGGTTTGGACATCATGGATACCTCCCAGCTACCTATGTTGTGGAAGAAC GGGATTACAACGAGGAGCTGTCTCGTGCCCTAGAGGCCCGGTCTGCCCTGTCTGAACGGACTGACCTATCAGTCCCTCTGTCTGAACGGACTGACCAATCAGATGAGAGGTTGACGCCTACCAAG GTGTCTGCTACCGTTGTCTCTGGAGAAGTCAAGTTAATTTCTGAGCTGGACACAGACCCTGAGCAGCCTGCTGCCACCAA AGTGAAGAAGAAAACAAAGAAGTTAGTGAAGAAGTTCAAAGCTCCGTCATCCCCACCACCAGCCACATCCTCTGACCCTGATGTCCCAGAATCATCATCTACCAAGAGGAAAACCAAGGCTGCAGACAGCAAACCACTGACCCCCAGCCCCAGGAGAGGACAGTCCAATAGCGCCTTCGAGCCTGATACCTAG
- the LOC112257183 gene encoding uncharacterized protein LOC112257183 isoform X3, which translates to MRALARHSNNKGKNEQNGTFPDSLDLLRTLQRSMYTVHKDRDGPLLVFTCVCRPSFTPVGERLGRAPSRRLQTKLSDHLSTANRVEADSLVPVHQTVFSLYDYSAHRSDELTVPCGDAIRVLYEDNRGFGHHGYLPATYVVEERDYNEELSRALEARSALSERTDLSVPLSERTDQSDERLTPTKVSATVVSGEVKLISELDTDPEQPAATKVKKKTKKLVKKFKAPSSPPPATSSDPDVPESSSTKRKTKAADSKPLTPSPRRGQSNSAFEPDT; encoded by the exons ATGAGAGCTTTGGCCAGACATTCCAACAACAAGGGGAAGAATGAACAAAACGGAACATTTCCAGACTCACTAGACCTGTTAAGGACCTTACAGAGGAGCATGTACACTGTACATAAAGACCGAGATGGGCCTCTCCTTGTCTTCACCTGTGTCTGTAGGC CTAGTTTCACCCCAGTGGGCGAGCGTCTAGGAAGAGCTCCATCTCGCAGGCTACAGACC AAGTTATCTGATCATCTGTCTACAGCCAATAGAGTAGAAGCAGATTCTTTGGTACCAGTTCATCAAACG gtttTCTCTTTGTATGACTACAGTGCCCACCGGTCAGATGAGTTAACTGTACCGTGTGGTGACGCCATCCGTGTGCTCTACGAAGACAACAGGGGGTTTGGACATCATGGATACCTCCCAGCTACCTATGTTGTGGAAGAAC GGGATTACAACGAGGAGCTGTCTCGTGCCCTAGAGGCCCGGTCTGCCCTGTCTGAACGGACTGACCTATCAGTCCCTCTGTCTGAACGGACTGACCAATCAGATGAGAGGTTGACGCCTACCAAG GTGTCTGCTACCGTTGTCTCTGGAGAAGTCAAGTTAATTTCTGAGCTGGACACAGACCCTGAGCAGCCTGCTGCCACCAA AGTGAAGAAGAAAACAAAGAAGTTAGTGAAGAAGTTCAAAGCTCCGTCATCCCCACCACCAGCCACATCCTCTGACCCTGATGTCCCAGAATCATCATCTACCAAGAGGAAAACCAAGGCTGCAGACAGCAAACCACTGACCCCCAGCCCCAGGAGAGGACAGTCCAATAGCGCCTTCGAGCCTGATACCTAG
- the LOC112257183 gene encoding uncharacterized protein LOC112257183 isoform X2, whose translation MCWLPSTASRSLLVQRRPESAVYLLTAPQKHPAWEREMDLNSILPSPSLLPPHSKLQLVGSLGAQFIPQSTLTSQNPSFTPVGERLGRAPSRRLQTKLSDHLSTANRVEADSLVPVHQTVFSLYDYSAHRSDELTVPCGDAIRVLYEDNRGFGHHGYLPATYVVEERDYNEELSRALEARSALSERTDLSVPLSERTDQSDERLTPTKVSATVVSGEVKLISELDTDPEQPAATKVKKKTKKLVKKFKAPSSPPPATSSDPDVPESSSTKRKTKAADSKPLTPSPRRGQSNSAFEPDT comes from the exons ATGTGTTGGCTGCCTTCAACAGCTTCCAGATCTCTGCTGGTCCAGAGACGACCAGAGTCTGCTGTCTACCTCCTGACGGCACCTCAAAAACACCCTGCCTGGGAAAGAGAG ATGGACCTGAACTCGATCCTGCCTTCTCCGTCCCTCCTGCCACCACATTCCAAACTGCAGCTGGTTGGTTCCCTTGGAGCTCAGTTCATCCCCCAGTCAACCCTCACCTCCCAGAACC CTAGTTTCACCCCAGTGGGCGAGCGTCTAGGAAGAGCTCCATCTCGCAGGCTACAGACC AAGTTATCTGATCATCTGTCTACAGCCAATAGAGTAGAAGCAGATTCTTTGGTACCAGTTCATCAAACG gtttTCTCTTTGTATGACTACAGTGCCCACCGGTCAGATGAGTTAACTGTACCGTGTGGTGACGCCATCCGTGTGCTCTACGAAGACAACAGGGGGTTTGGACATCATGGATACCTCCCAGCTACCTATGTTGTGGAAGAAC GGGATTACAACGAGGAGCTGTCTCGTGCCCTAGAGGCCCGGTCTGCCCTGTCTGAACGGACTGACCTATCAGTCCCTCTGTCTGAACGGACTGACCAATCAGATGAGAGGTTGACGCCTACCAAG GTGTCTGCTACCGTTGTCTCTGGAGAAGTCAAGTTAATTTCTGAGCTGGACACAGACCCTGAGCAGCCTGCTGCCACCAA AGTGAAGAAGAAAACAAAGAAGTTAGTGAAGAAGTTCAAAGCTCCGTCATCCCCACCACCAGCCACATCCTCTGACCCTGATGTCCCAGAATCATCATCTACCAAGAGGAAAACCAAGGCTGCAGACAGCAAACCACTGACCCCCAGCCCCAGGAGAGGACAGTCCAATAGCGCCTTCGAGCCTGATACCTAG